A single window of Acetohalobium arabaticum DSM 5501 DNA harbors:
- a CDS encoding protease complex subunit PrcB family protein, translating into MYRGVVLIGILITLLVTTGCNVDDNKSGTIIYNSEQELIGEWTKQEPPQETKYKLITEENKQKVLTTYSDDEAKPYYQKIKELDLTKKVAVLAYLGPMPTGGYGIQINKVIQKNNQLIAEIKYISPQPDDMVTMAVTYPYDLVTLKIDKLSVEESSKLDLVIVEENNVK; encoded by the coding sequence ATGTATAGAGGAGTAGTTCTTATTGGGATATTAATTACTCTATTAGTAACTACTGGATGTAATGTGGATGATAATAAAAGTGGTACTATTATTTATAATTCAGAGCAAGAGTTGATAGGAGAATGGACAAAACAGGAACCACCGCAGGAAACAAAATATAAATTGATTACTGAAGAAAATAAACAGAAAGTATTAACTACTTATTCGGATGATGAAGCAAAGCCGTATTACCAGAAGATCAAGGAGCTAGATCTGACGAAAAAAGTAGCTGTTTTAGCTTATTTAGGCCCAATGCCTACTGGTGGATATGGAATTCAGATCAATAAAGTTATTCAAAAGAATAATCAATTAATAGCTGAAATAAAGTATATTAGTCCTCAGCCGGATGATATGGTTACTATGGCAGTTACTTATCCTTATGATTTAGTTACATTAAAGATAGATAAATTGTCAGTTGAGGAATCTTCTAAACTGGATTTAGTTATAGTAGAAGAGAATAATGTTAAGTAA
- a CDS encoding AzlD domain-containing protein: MDRLLLVVVGMAVVTYIPRMLPMVLLQEMELSPFMNRFLEFIPYAALSALIFPGILSSTNSTVSAVIGGSVAVVLAYFRLNLLLIVISSIISVFLVGLI; the protein is encoded by the coding sequence ATGGATAGATTATTGTTAGTAGTAGTTGGAATGGCAGTTGTAACTTACATACCAAGAATGTTGCCGATGGTACTGCTGCAGGAAATGGAATTATCGCCATTTATGAATCGTTTTCTTGAATTTATTCCCTATGCAGCTTTGAGTGCATTAATCTTTCCGGGGATTCTGTCTTCAACTAATTCCACTGTATCTGCAGTAATTGGCGGTAGTGTAGCGGTGGTTTTAGCTTATTTTCGGCTAAATTTATTGTTAATTGTTATTAGTAGTATCATCAGTGTTTTTTTGGTAGGGTTAATTTGA
- a CDS encoding metal-dependent hydrolase — protein sequence MRYFTYVPKLIYRRGEVLISHHTHSAFGVLFAVITIKAITFFGLYNNFQTEFLLVIYQTNRIILYAGAILGALIPDIDHVNSRIGNKLKPISKLIKLLGVKHRGITHSLLGIIIFSFLIKKLFYLNWISQGWYYSLLLGYISHIIADMFNSIGLPILFPLKYRFKFGFNITTGSWKENLFFSIIITCLLLFFFQKTDISSLILIN from the coding sequence CTGCGTTATTTTACATATGTTCCCAAATTAATTTATAGAAGGGGGGAAGTTCTAATTTCTCATCATACTCATTCTGCCTTTGGAGTCTTATTTGCAGTAATCACCATTAAAGCTATTACTTTTTTTGGATTATATAATAATTTCCAAACTGAATTTCTGTTAGTCATCTATCAAACTAACAGAATCATTCTTTATGCAGGAGCAATACTTGGGGCTCTAATTCCAGATATTGATCATGTCAATAGCCGAATTGGAAATAAATTAAAACCAATAAGTAAACTTATTAAATTATTGGGAGTTAAACATAGAGGCATAACTCATAGTTTACTAGGAATAATTATCTTTTCCTTCTTAATTAAGAAGTTATTTTACCTTAACTGGATCAGCCAGGGGTGGTATTATAGTTTGCTTTTAGGCTATATCAGCCACATAATCGCCGATATGTTTAATTCAATCGGCCTTCCTATTTTATTTCCTTTAAAGTATAGATTTAAATTCGGTTTTAATATTACTACCGGAAGCTGGAAAGAAAATCTATTCTTCTCAATTATTATAACCTGCCTACTTCTCTTCTTCTTTCAAAAGACAGATATATCATCTCTTATTTTAATAAATTAA
- a CDS encoding adenosylcobalamin-dependent ribonucleoside-diphosphate reductase, protein MSLDLLENTKNLLEDRYLKRNEKREIVETPEELFIRVAENIAAAEEDEEKQEYYEEEFYNLMTDFKFLPNSPTLMNAGTELQQLAACFVLPVEDSMEGIFTAVRNAALIHKSGGGTGFAFSRLRPKDDVVKSTGGVSSGPLSFMKVFNSATNTVKQGGKRRGANMGMLRVDHPDILDFIHAKGELNDKNQELYDEFKESLEDTYLAPEVIDKKLKQYKQKLLDDQFSNFNLSVGVTDEFMEAVKNDENYELINPRTGQVVGELDARKVFNLIVKYAWKNGEPGLVFLDEINHKNPVPNLGEIEATNPCGEQPLLPNEACNLGSINLSKFVDDGTVDWEELKETIDLAVRFLDNVIDMNNYPLDKIEEQVMKARKIGLGVMGFHEMLIKLGIAYNSDEAVEMAKKVMKFINEHAHQYSQKLAEEKGAFPAWEESKYKTPKRNATLTTIAPTGSISFLAGTSGGIEPFFDFSYTHTDGDGNTSRFEYDFTSEAEEEVLVTTMDIAPEWHIKIQAAFQNYVDNAVSKTINLPNTATKEDIREAYILAYELNCKGLTVYRDGSRESQVLKSSDDKKEETLRTDKIYPRTRPLIADGKTVRYDTGCGKLYLTINVDDNGEPIETFLTTGSDGGCQVMTEAVSRLTSMALRAGIAPEEIIDQLSSTSTCPSFMYQRGKGAELTGRSCSDVVGKALKKILETSNGLEKISKEEITETEEENEIDSSLTPKCPECGNKLIFEEGCSTCKNCGYSNCS, encoded by the coding sequence TTGAGTTTGGATTTGCTAGAAAATACCAAGAATTTATTAGAGGACAGATATTTAAAACGGAATGAGAAAAGGGAGATAGTTGAAACTCCTGAGGAATTATTTATTAGAGTAGCTGAAAATATTGCTGCTGCTGAGGAAGATGAAGAGAAGCAGGAATATTATGAAGAAGAGTTTTATAACTTAATGACAGATTTTAAGTTTCTACCTAACTCTCCTACTTTAATGAATGCAGGGACTGAATTACAACAGTTAGCTGCCTGTTTTGTGCTGCCTGTAGAGGATAGCATGGAAGGAATATTTACTGCTGTGAGAAATGCAGCCCTGATACATAAAAGTGGAGGAGGTACCGGTTTTGCCTTTAGTAGGTTAAGACCTAAAGATGATGTAGTCAAGAGTACCGGAGGAGTAAGTTCTGGTCCGCTTAGTTTTATGAAGGTCTTTAATTCTGCTACCAACACTGTAAAGCAGGGTGGTAAAAGGCGCGGAGCTAACATGGGAATGTTGCGTGTAGATCACCCTGATATTTTAGACTTTATTCATGCTAAAGGTGAGCTAAATGACAAAAATCAAGAGCTTTATGATGAGTTTAAAGAGAGCCTTGAAGATACTTATTTGGCTCCAGAAGTGATTGATAAGAAGTTAAAACAGTATAAACAGAAGCTGTTGGACGATCAGTTCTCTAATTTCAATTTATCTGTTGGAGTAACTGATGAATTTATGGAAGCTGTAAAGAATGACGAGAATTATGAATTAATTAATCCACGGACTGGACAGGTTGTAGGCGAACTGGATGCTAGAAAAGTATTTAACTTAATTGTTAAGTATGCCTGGAAGAATGGGGAGCCGGGGCTTGTCTTCCTTGATGAGATTAATCATAAAAATCCGGTACCTAATTTAGGCGAAATCGAAGCTACTAATCCTTGTGGAGAGCAGCCTTTACTGCCGAATGAGGCTTGCAATCTAGGTTCAATTAATTTATCTAAGTTTGTTGATGATGGAACAGTTGATTGGGAGGAATTAAAAGAGACAATTGATTTAGCGGTTCGCTTTTTGGATAATGTAATTGATATGAATAATTATCCGCTGGACAAAATAGAAGAACAAGTTATGAAGGCAAGGAAAATCGGTTTAGGAGTAATGGGCTTTCATGAAATGTTAATTAAATTAGGAATTGCTTATAATAGTGATGAAGCTGTTGAAATGGCTAAGAAAGTAATGAAGTTTATCAATGAACATGCCCATCAGTATAGCCAAAAGCTAGCAGAAGAAAAGGGAGCCTTTCCGGCCTGGGAAGAGAGTAAATATAAGACTCCCAAACGGAATGCTACATTAACGACTATTGCACCTACTGGATCTATCAGCTTCTTAGCTGGTACCAGTGGAGGAATAGAGCCGTTCTTTGATTTTTCTTATACTCATACTGATGGAGATGGGAATACATCAAGATTTGAGTATGATTTTACATCTGAAGCTGAAGAAGAGGTATTGGTAACTACAATGGATATTGCACCTGAGTGGCATATTAAGATTCAAGCTGCCTTTCAAAATTATGTAGATAATGCGGTATCAAAGACGATTAATCTTCCTAATACGGCTACTAAAGAGGATATAAGGGAAGCTTATATATTAGCCTATGAATTAAACTGTAAAGGCTTGACAGTCTATCGTGATGGTTCTAGAGAAAGCCAGGTATTAAAATCTAGTGATGATAAAAAAGAAGAAACGCTGCGGACGGATAAGATTTATCCAAGAACTCGACCATTGATTGCAGATGGAAAGACAGTAAGATATGATACTGGCTGCGGTAAACTTTATCTAACTATTAATGTTGATGATAATGGAGAACCGATTGAGACTTTCCTTACTACCGGTTCTGATGGTGGTTGTCAGGTTATGACAGAGGCTGTTAGCAGATTAACTAGTATGGCTTTAAGAGCAGGAATTGCTCCAGAAGAGATTATTGATCAGTTGTCTTCTACTAGTACCTGTCCAAGCTTTATGTATCAGCGCGGCAAAGGTGCTGAATTAACAGGACGAAGTTGTTCTGATGTAGTAGGTAAGGCATTAAAGAAGATATTAGAAACTTCCAATGGTTTAGAAAAGATATCTAAAGAGGAAATAACAGAGACTGAAGAAGAGAATGAAATTGATTCTTCATTAACTCCGAAATGTCCAGAGTGTGGGAATAAACTTATTTTTGAAGAAGGATGCAGTACCTGTAAAAACTGTGGATACAGTAACTGCAGTTAA
- a CDS encoding N-acetylmuramoyl-L-alanine amidase family protein, whose protein sequence is MWIVINRKLLLYIVIILLILTFQLKDRYLSSSVAVNLDFPLNKKVIMIDPGHGGIDGGTNKQKVLEKNINLAIALKLKKVLDHRNVTVKLTRKEDQALDHLNNHSSSRHLRDLWARVEMINQEKIDLFISLHVNAGVSYLRGPKIFYKADNKRLAYLLQNKLNNLEYKDIKHPTNTPLAADYFVLNHAKPPGVIVEVGYITNPVDYRLLQQDDYQWVMARTLAAGIEEYFSSFSFYLEKIRD, encoded by the coding sequence ATGTGGATAGTTATTAATCGCAAACTGTTATTATATATAGTTATTATTCTTTTGATTTTAACCTTTCAGTTAAAGGATAGATATTTATCGTCATCTGTGGCTGTCAATCTAGATTTTCCTTTAAACAAGAAAGTGATTATGATTGATCCAGGCCATGGAGGAATAGATGGAGGGACAAATAAACAGAAAGTTTTAGAGAAGAATATTAATTTAGCTATTGCATTAAAATTAAAGAAAGTATTGGACCACAGGAATGTTACTGTCAAGCTAACGCGAAAAGAGGATCAAGCACTGGATCACTTAAATAATCATTCCAGTAGCCGCCATTTAAGAGATCTATGGGCTAGAGTAGAGATGATTAATCAAGAAAAAATTGATCTATTTATTAGTCTTCATGTTAATGCTGGGGTCTCCTATTTAAGAGGACCCAAAATTTTTTATAAAGCTGATAATAAAAGGTTGGCTTATTTATTACAGAATAAGTTAAATAACCTGGAGTATAAAGATATCAAGCATCCTACTAATACCCCTTTGGCAGCTGATTACTTTGTTTTAAACCATGCTAAACCGCCGGGAGTGATAGTGGAAGTAGGCTATATTACTAATCCAGTGGATTATAGGTTGCTACAGCAGGATGATTATCAGTGGGTAATGGCTAGAACTTTAGCTGCAGGAATAGAGGAGTATTTTTCTAGTTTTTCTTTTTATCTGGAAAAAATTAGAGACTAA
- a CDS encoding AzlC family ABC transporter permease — protein sequence MSESRSKAIVEENSVEELSFTAGIKEGIPIALGYIPIAITFGLVAESAGINKQISILMSLLVFAGASQFVAVNLLAVGSGVGEVILTTFIVNLRHLLMAASISQRFRDNVSKGWRALLAFGITDETFSLASLRSEEKLSTSFMLGLNLISYLSWVAGTGIGVFVGAELPSAIQASMGIALYAMFIGLLVPSLQKSYSVVGVVIFAVVINSLLNWLSVFSSISDGWKIVITTILAAFLGAVLFPKEESN from the coding sequence ATGAGTGAGAGTAGGTCTAAAGCTATTGTTGAAGAGAATTCTGTTGAAGAATTATCATTTACTGCTGGGATTAAAGAAGGGATTCCAATTGCTCTAGGCTATATACCAATAGCTATTACCTTTGGCTTAGTGGCGGAGTCAGCTGGAATTAATAAGCAAATCAGTATACTAATGTCGCTGTTGGTATTTGCTGGTGCTAGCCAATTTGTAGCCGTAAATCTGTTAGCAGTAGGCAGCGGAGTAGGTGAGGTGATATTAACTACTTTTATAGTTAATTTACGCCATTTATTAATGGCTGCTTCTATTTCGCAGCGTTTTAGGGATAATGTTTCTAAAGGCTGGAGGGCATTATTAGCTTTTGGAATTACTGATGAAACTTTTTCACTTGCTTCTCTGCGTTCGGAAGAAAAGTTAAGTACTAGTTTTATGTTGGGATTAAATCTAATTAGTTATCTTAGTTGGGTAGCTGGTACTGGAATTGGAGTTTTTGTAGGAGCAGAACTGCCGTCAGCAATTCAAGCTAGCATGGGCATTGCTTTATATGCTATGTTTATCGGTTTATTAGTTCCGAGTTTACAGAAATCTTATTCTGTTGTTGGGGTAGTTATATTTGCTGTAGTTATTAATTCTTTATTAAACTGGCTTTCAGTTTTTAGTTCGATTTCTGACGGTTGGAAGATAGTAATTACTACTATTTTAGCTGCATTTTTAGGAGCAGTCTTGTTTCCTAAGGAGGAGAGTAACTAA
- a CDS encoding glycosyltransferase, producing MHIAMFTNNYKPFVGGVPISIDLFAREFRKLGHKVSIFAPEYNEEVEEEEENTFRVPSLKMIKYGDSCFPIPISGLSDFKKNFGDFDIDIIHCHHPFFLGRVGQKLGNKHDIPVVYTYHTRFKEYFIHLPAGVRQVCQVAIDKLLKDFCNRSDLIFTPTDGMTEYLINKEVQSKIKVIPTGINIDNYKKYEDGKNEDYRKQLGLKPDENILLFVSRLSTEKNIGFLFESLQPLLRSNEDNKTKLLMVGDGPQKEELMQKTKNLNIDEQVKFLGKKDREELIRIYKLADIFVFSSLSETQGIVIIEALAGKTPVVALNGTGVKDILTDGRDGFLLEIGDKDGFRNRILKLLNNDELYNNMSEEAWKKANQYSINTLAKKVLSHYRSLCNGAKTNDYKSEVAAGRER from the coding sequence ATGCATATAGCAATGTTTACTAATAATTATAAGCCTTTTGTAGGCGGAGTTCCGATATCTATTGATCTCTTTGCTAGAGAATTTAGGAAATTAGGCCATAAAGTAAGTATCTTTGCTCCTGAATATAATGAAGAAGTTGAAGAGGAAGAAGAGAATACTTTTCGGGTTCCTTCTTTAAAAATGATTAAGTATGGAGATAGCTGTTTTCCTATTCCTATATCCGGATTGAGTGATTTTAAAAAGAATTTTGGAGATTTTGATATAGATATTATTCACTGTCATCATCCTTTCTTTTTAGGTAGGGTAGGCCAGAAGTTAGGAAATAAACATGATATACCGGTAGTATATACTTATCATACCCGTTTTAAGGAATATTTCATCCATCTTCCAGCAGGAGTGCGTCAGGTTTGTCAAGTAGCTATAGATAAGCTTCTTAAAGATTTCTGTAACCGGTCAGACTTAATCTTTACGCCGACTGATGGAATGACTGAATATTTGATTAATAAAGAAGTTCAGAGTAAGATTAAAGTTATTCCAACTGGAATTAATATAGATAATTATAAGAAGTATGAAGACGGAAAAAATGAAGATTATCGTAAACAGTTAGGCCTTAAGCCGGATGAAAATATTTTATTGTTTGTAAGTAGATTATCGACAGAAAAGAATATTGGATTTTTATTTGAATCTCTACAGCCGCTTTTAAGGTCTAATGAGGATAATAAGACTAAGTTATTGATGGTAGGCGATGGGCCTCAAAAAGAAGAATTAATGCAGAAAACTAAGAATCTAAATATAGATGAACAGGTTAAGTTTTTAGGTAAGAAGGACCGGGAAGAACTGATTAGAATATATAAATTGGCTGATATATTTGTATTTTCTTCATTATCGGAGACTCAGGGAATTGTAATTATAGAAGCCTTAGCCGGAAAAACTCCGGTAGTAGCTTTAAATGGTACCGGAGTTAAGGATATTTTAACTGACGGTAGAGATGGATTTTTATTGGAAATAGGAGATAAAGATGGTTTTCGCAATAGGATATTAAAATTATTAAATAATGATGAACTGTATAATAATATGAGTGAGGAAGCCTGGAAGAAGGCAAACCAATATAGTATTAATACATTAGCTAAAAAAGTATTAAGCCATTATCGGAGCTTATGTAATGGGGCGAAAACAAATGATTATAAATCTGAAGTTGCTGCAGGAAGAGAGAGATAA
- a CDS encoding lysylphosphatidylglycerol synthase transmembrane domain-containing protein — protein sequence MDRKIKKGLIFFYIVSLVVIGGIIYYTANIETWHQILRLKLEYLVLTLLLTVVMWLLDFMRIKELAKGIGENISLPLGLKLVWTNLFLAAVTPFQTGGGPMQVYLMYRKNKLKVPKGIVITSMKFMIGLLFFAVVSPMVIVLYPNLLPENKFKYIFYYIVFFFAITGIIYLLIVFFPKKVKKALYSIADFLAGFSFINSKYTDKLLKFGIRNINEFNNSLKVYLTESRKNLLLSILYTILFLVVQFSIPILLIRALGFNVSSVKIILNQIILTTLMYFTPTPGGSGIAEGGFMVLFLQYVPKYSIGILILLWRFFVVYLGVIFGLYIFIKVLGEVTLSKIMNIETEGS from the coding sequence ATGGATAGGAAGATAAAAAAGGGCTTAATTTTTTTCTATATTGTAAGTCTAGTAGTAATTGGAGGTATCATTTATTATACTGCTAATATTGAAACTTGGCACCAGATTCTTAGATTGAAATTGGAGTATCTGGTTTTAACATTATTATTAACAGTTGTTATGTGGTTACTTGATTTTATGAGGATTAAGGAATTAGCTAAAGGAATTGGAGAAAATATTTCTTTACCTTTAGGATTAAAGCTGGTTTGGACTAATTTATTCTTGGCAGCAGTGACACCTTTTCAAACTGGCGGTGGACCGATGCAGGTCTATTTGATGTATCGTAAGAATAAGCTTAAGGTTCCTAAAGGGATTGTTATTACTTCTATGAAGTTTATGATTGGTCTATTATTTTTTGCTGTAGTTAGTCCGATGGTTATAGTTTTATATCCTAATTTATTGCCGGAAAATAAGTTTAAGTATATATTTTATTACATAGTCTTTTTCTTTGCTATAACAGGGATTATTTATCTATTGATTGTTTTCTTTCCTAAAAAAGTAAAGAAAGCGTTATATTCAATAGCAGATTTTTTGGCTGGATTTAGCTTTATTAATTCTAAATATACAGATAAGTTATTGAAGTTTGGAATACGGAATATAAATGAATTTAATAATAGTTTGAAGGTATATTTAACAGAAAGTAGGAAAAACTTATTGTTAAGTATTCTTTATACTATACTTTTTTTAGTAGTTCAGTTCAGTATTCCTATTCTACTAATTAGAGCTTTAGGATTTAATGTTTCTAGTGTGAAGATTATTCTTAATCAGATAATTTTAACTACATTAATGTATTTTACTCCTACTCCTGGAGGCAGTGGAATAGCTGAAGGCGGATTTATGGTGTTATTTTTACAGTATGTTCCTAAATATTCGATTGGAATCTTAATCTTGTTATGGAGATTTTTTGTAGTTTATCTAGGAGTGATATTTGGGCTTTATATTTTTATTAAGGTTTTAGGAGAGGTAACATTAAGTAAGATTATGAATATAGAAACAGAAGGGAGTTAA
- a CDS encoding protein kinase domain-containing protein — MVEILTNRSYWLGKKKNRRQALKITLNILKGIRHLHKKSFLYYDICPKNILIRDNDPASIKIIDFGNAVKIANHTETDSKYKNKDLYAAVLICILLTSGLVSPNPIKDLKSIDKDLQQILYKGIHSDKTQQYNSAQEFIIALKSISQNY; from the coding sequence TTGGTAGAGATATTGACAAACAGATCCTATTGGTTAGGTAAGAAGAAAAATAGAAGACAAGCACTTAAAATCACACTCAATATCTTAAAAGGAATCCGTCACTTACACAAGAAAAGCTTTTTGTATTATGATATTTGCCCAAAAAATATATTAATTAGAGATAATGATCCAGCTTCAATAAAAATTATAGATTTCGGAAATGCAGTAAAGATAGCTAATCATACTGAAACAGATTCCAAATATAAAAATAAAGATCTATATGCAGCAGTCCTAATATGTATTTTACTGACTAGCGGACTTGTCTCCCCTAATCCCATTAAAGACTTAAAATCAATAGATAAAGATCTACAACAGATATTATATAAAGGTATTCATTCAGATAAAACACAACAGTATAATTCTGCCCAGGAATTTATTATAGCTTTAAAATCTATAAGCCAGAATTACTAA
- a CDS encoding anti-sigma factor family protein, giving the protein MECKKVQQTLSAYLDQEISDFETKKIERHLDQCEKCSLDYQALQETVDKLDYYPQIEADDGFTEEIMDKIEEEKSLSNLVFEDWLSKFILSHKLVITVIALFLLLCIILVFTIINRSSVFIVGNVFYHLFSSSYFVSDNLVTVYPKLLLYLEGAFLISLIGFIFMLKQVKEWDKFSDLNNKLNEEN; this is encoded by the coding sequence ATGGAGTGTAAGAAAGTCCAGCAGACTTTATCGGCTTATTTAGACCAAGAAATTTCTGATTTTGAAACAAAGAAGATTGAACGCCATTTAGATCAATGCGAGAAATGTAGTTTGGATTATCAGGCTCTACAAGAGACAGTAGATAAACTGGATTACTATCCACAAATAGAGGCTGATGATGGATTTACTGAGGAAATAATGGATAAAATTGAAGAGGAAAAAAGTTTATCTAATCTTGTTTTTGAGGACTGGTTAAGTAAGTTTATTCTGTCTCATAAATTGGTCATTACAGTTATTGCTTTATTTCTACTGTTATGTATTATTTTAGTATTTACTATTATCAATAGATCATCTGTATTTATTGTAGGAAATGTTTTTTATCATCTTTTTAGCAGTTCTTATTTTGTTAGTGATAACTTAGTTACAGTTTATCCTAAGTTATTACTTTATTTAGAAGGAGCCTTTCTAATTAGTTTAATTGGGTTTATATTCATGTTAAAGCAGGTTAAAGAATGGGATAAGTTTAGTGATTTAAATAATAAACTTAATGAGGAGAATTGA
- a CDS encoding helix-turn-helix domain-containing protein yields the protein MEDIDLNIGTKLHQIRKKKGYSLSKLEEVTEVSKSMLGQIERGTSNPTVKTLWKIAKGLNVSFSTFIEEESSEVSIVSPADTKPLIEDDSNYLVYPLFSFEQKKRFEIYNIELKPNHNHQAEAHFPGVEEYIIVSKGTLELIIAGQTYQVPTESTIHFPADKSHTYCNNTESIVKAYVLVYYPV from the coding sequence ATGGAAGATATAGATCTTAATATTGGTACTAAATTACACCAAATCAGAAAAAAGAAAGGCTATAGCCTCAGTAAATTAGAAGAAGTTACAGAAGTTAGTAAGTCGATGTTAGGACAGATTGAACGAGGCACCTCAAACCCTACCGTTAAGACTTTATGGAAGATTGCTAAAGGACTTAATGTATCTTTCTCTACTTTTATTGAAGAAGAATCATCCGAAGTATCTATAGTCTCACCAGCAGATACCAAACCATTAATTGAAGATGACAGTAACTATCTAGTCTATCCATTATTCTCTTTTGAACAGAAAAAGAGATTTGAAATCTACAATATAGAGCTTAAACCGAATCATAATCACCAGGCTGAAGCGCACTTTCCTGGAGTAGAAGAATATATTATTGTTTCTAAAGGTACATTAGAATTAATAATTGCTGGCCAAACCTATCAAGTACCGACTGAAAGCACAATACATTTCCCGGCTGATAAATCCCATACTTATTGTAATAATACAGAATCAATAGTTAAGGCCTATGTACTCGTTTATTATCCTGTATAA
- a CDS encoding RNA polymerase sigma factor has protein sequence MDKEDKRLIADCKKGNNKAFRLLINKYKQDCLNAAYQLVSDKELAEDIAQEAFVRIYKSIDNFRGDSSFFTWVYQIILNLCRDHFRKQPKENPVSLEDSALESILRKEIPDSDDVPENHLEKQELQRIIKESLTELSFKHRQVIVLRDLQGFTYKRIAEILEIPLGTVKSRLNTARNRLQKKLAVAKRKYIK, from the coding sequence ATGGATAAAGAAGATAAAAGATTAATTGCGGATTGTAAAAAAGGAAATAATAAAGCTTTTAGATTATTAATTAATAAGTATAAACAGGACTGTCTTAATGCAGCTTATCAATTAGTTAGTGATAAAGAGTTAGCTGAGGATATAGCACAGGAGGCTTTTGTTAGAATTTATAAATCAATTGATAATTTTCGAGGAGATTCTAGCTTTTTTACTTGGGTATATCAGATTATTCTTAATCTCTGCCGGGATCATTTCAGAAAACAGCCTAAGGAGAATCCTGTTTCATTAGAAGATTCGGCCTTAGAAAGTATTTTACGAAAAGAGATTCCGGATTCTGATGATGTGCCAGAAAACCATCTAGAAAAGCAGGAACTACAGCGAATAATAAAGGAGTCACTGACTGAGTTATCTTTCAAGCATCGTCAGGTGATTGTTTTGCGGGACCTACAGGGCTTTACATATAAAAGAATTGCTGAAATTCTGGAAATTCCCTTAGGAACAGTAAAGTCAAGGTTGAATACAGCAAGAAATAGACTTCAGAAGAAGTTAGCTGTTGCTAAACGGAAGTATATAAAGTGA
- a CDS encoding cell wall hydrolase has product MIRHMRLKKIITYIVLISLLVPFLTGFVLIEPVWAFGSEDYKSVLKALFMVFLLSFLGDDSDDSKESNSNNDSSLSEEYVRYQPTEEELETLARAVYSEARGESYVGQVAVAAVILNRVDSPEFPNTINGVVYQRHDGQYAFSAVWDGQIYLTPDETAYQTAKDALNGWDPSDGALYYYNPDTATASWIFENTVPIKRIGKHLFANLKI; this is encoded by the coding sequence ATGATCCGGCATATGCGTCTGAAGAAGATAATTACATATATAGTCTTAATTAGTTTATTGGTTCCTTTCTTAACCGGATTTGTATTGATTGAACCGGTTTGGGCTTTTGGCAGCGAAGATTACAAATCGGTTTTGAAAGCATTATTTATGGTTTTTTTATTATCCTTTTTAGGAGATGACTCGGATGATAGTAAAGAATCAAATTCTAATAATGATTCTTCGTTAAGTGAAGAGTACGTCCGCTATCAGCCTACAGAAGAGGAATTAGAAACTTTAGCTAGGGCTGTTTATTCTGAAGCTAGAGGTGAAAGCTATGTAGGTCAGGTGGCAGTAGCTGCTGTGATTTTAAATCGCGTTGATAGTCCGGAATTTCCTAATACTATTAATGGAGTAGTCTATCAGCGACACGACGGTCAGTATGCTTTTTCTGCTGTCTGGGATGGACAGATTTATCTAACTCCTGATGAAACAGCATATCAAACGGCTAAGGATGCTTTGAATGGCTGGGATCCTAGTGACGGAGCCCTTTATTATTATAATCCTGATACTGCTACCGCAAGCTGGATTTTTGAAAATACAGTACCAATTAAAAGAATCGGAAAGCATTTATTTGCTAATCTAAAAATTTAG